In a single window of the Drosophila albomicans strain 15112-1751.03 chromosome 3, ASM965048v2, whole genome shotgun sequence genome:
- the LOC117572189 gene encoding uncharacterized protein LOC117572189 — protein sequence MYNCYTDILMVFVLAKVHLCRQPNTCNRWLSTAGVCPPIPSAVFQIRIRHLVIFYIKPDTPQTGTNTRKDLSAWESLMYLALSLNPMLSEQSPEKPARTPH from the exons atgtataattgttatactgaTATATTAATGGTATTTGTTCTCGCAAAAGTGCACCTTTGCCGTCAACCCAACACATGCAATAGATGGTTGTCCACTGCAGGAGTTTGTCCTCCCATACCAAGTGCCGTTTTCCAGAttagg attcggcacttagtcatattttatataaaacctG atacaccacagacaggcaccaacacaaggaaagatctttctgcgtgggagtctctaatgtat TTGGCCCTTTCCTTGAACCCCATGCTATCTGAGCAAAGCCCGGAGAAGCCAGCGCGTACGCCACACTAG